TTCACCATCGCCGCCACGATTCCGATTGCGATTCTGATGGGTCTCTGGATGCGATTTGTTCGACCCGGAAGCGTCGTTGAAACCTCGGTCATCGGGCTGGTTTTGCTGTTTCTCTCGGTTGTCGGAGGGCGCTGGGTGGCGGAATCAGCCACCCTGGCACCGCTTTTTACCTATGACGGGAAAACGCTGGCCTTTTTGCTTATCGGCTATGGGTTTGCGGCATCAGTGTTACCCATCTGGTTATTGCTCGCCCCGCGTGATTATCTGTCCACGTTTGTCAAAGTTGGAACCGTGGTGGCGCTCGCGTTGGGGATTTTTATCCTGCGACCTGATTTGCAAATGCCAGCCTTCACCCGGTTTGTGGATGGAAACGGGCCGGTTTTCGCCGGGAAGATCTTCCCGTTCTGTTTTATCACGATTGCCTGTGGTGCCATCTCCGGGTTTCACTCGCTGGTGGCATCGGGAACCACGCCAAAACTCATTGCCCGTGAATGGGATGCGCCGATGATTGGGTATGGTGGAATGTTGACTGAGTCGTTTGTTGCGATTATGGCCATGGTCGCGGCGACGGTGCTGGATCCGGGCATTTACTTTGCGATTAACTCAGCTCCGGCGCTCCTTGGACCCAATCCGGTGGCTGCCGCCCAAACCATTCAAAGCTGGGGATTTGTCATCACGCCCGAACACATGGAAACCCTCGCCCGGCAGGTCGGTGAAGATACCCTCTGGGGACGTACCGGCGGCGCCCCAACGCTTGCGGTCGGAATGGCCAAAATCTTTGCCGAAGCCATGGGTGGCGTGCACTTGATGTCGCTCTGGTATCATTTTGCGATTATGTTCGAAGCCCTCTTTATCCTCACCACGCTGGATGCCGGAACACGCGTTGGGCGCTTCATTTTGCAAGACCTGCTTGGACAGATCTGGAAGCCGCTTGGGAAAACTGACAGTTATCCAGCGGCAATTTTAGCCAGCGCGCTCATTGTTGCCGGCTGGGGTTATTTTTTGTATCAAGGTGTAATTGACCCACTGGGAGGCATCAACTCGCTGTGGCCGCTGTTTGGCATCGCCAACCAGTTGCTGGCGATTCTGGCATTGACCGTGGCCACCACGATTCTGATTCGAATTGGGAAAGCACGATTTGTGTGGATTACGGTCATGCCGCTGGTGTGGCTGGTGGCTGTGACGTTTACGGCAACGTATCAAAAGGTCTGGTCAGCCAATCCGAAAATTGGATTTCTCTCAGCCGCCGCCAGACTGGCCGAGCAACAATCTCTGAGTGCCAAAAACGCACAATTGATTTTCAACAATCGTCTGGATGCCGTTCTGGCCATTGTGTTTATCACGCTGGTGATTC
The DNA window shown above is from Acidobacteriota bacterium and carries:
- a CDS encoding carbon starvation protein A, whose product is MSLQQRALWGVITIIGAFALGKIALHRGEPISALWLVAASLCVYAVGYRFYCRYLALKVYELDDSRQTPAVTQEDGRDFVPTNRWVLYGHHFAAIAGPGPLIGPTLAAQFGYLPGTLWIIVGVILGGAVQDFVILVGSMRRKGRSIGQIAKDEIGTFGSLLALVTILMIMIILMAVLALVVVNALKSSPWGTFTIAATIPIAILMGLWMRFVRPGSVVETSVIGLVLLFLSVVGGRWVAESATLAPLFTYDGKTLAFLLIGYGFAASVLPIWLLLAPRDYLSTFVKVGTVVALALGIFILRPDLQMPAFTRFVDGNGPVFAGKIFPFCFITIACGAISGFHSLVASGTTPKLIAREWDAPMIGYGGMLTESFVAIMAMVAATVLDPGIYFAINSAPALLGPNPVAAAQTIQSWGFVITPEHMETLARQVGEDTLWGRTGGAPTLAVGMAKIFAEAMGGVHLMSLWYHFAIMFEALFILTTLDAGTRVGRFILQDLLGQIWKPLGKTDSYPAAILASALIVAGWGYFLYQGVIDPLGGINSLWPLFGIANQLLAILALTVATTILIRIGKARFVWITVMPLVWLVAVTFTATYQKVWSANPKIGFLSAAARLAEQQSLSAKNAQLIFNNRLDAVLAIVFITLVILTLGTALWTWIGVYRGRVSIHPDAAPDDALKATGYGGPTRCC